From Sporosarcina sp. 6E9, a single genomic window includes:
- the zapA gene encoding cell division protein ZapA, which yields MADKEKTRIAVDIYGQTYKMVGKETSIHMRQVASIVDDKMREISSHNPTLDSTKIAVLAAVNSVHDYLKLKEQVEQMEIQLKKLKG from the coding sequence TTGGCAGATAAAGAAAAAACACGGATTGCCGTCGATATTTATGGTCAAACGTATAAAATGGTTGGTAAAGAAACAAGTATTCATATGCGGCAGGTTGCTTCAATCGTTGATGACAAGATGAGAGAAATAAGTTCGCATAATCCAACGCTCGACAGTACAAAGATTGCGGTGCTAGCCGCTGTTAATAGTGTACATGATTATCTTAAATTAAAAGAGCAAGTTGAACAAATGGAAATCCAATTGAAAAAATTGAAGGGTTGA
- a CDS encoding DMT family transporter gives MLQMALAMAIFGSIGFFTIQTGIPAVELVFVRCIFATIFLGAIWLISGLHKVEVWQKREVVQTIVCGIFLVLNWVFLFKAFEIMSITITITLYNLAPIFVIMIGGLFLKEKLTVTSILAIVTCFVGSVFIIGIHNFNSLTEFVSSGFGWAILSAICFAMTMLIGKGITSLSAYAMTFVQTSIGILMLFPFMNFSVFIGLSDSNWFYIIGTGLIHTGFVYYLFFNSLRKLSTVVISALVFVDPVVAIILDTILLDFKPTYLQAIGILLIFGGIVYTIVQQEKDVFQER, from the coding sequence TGGCAATGGCGATTTTTGGTTCAATCGGTTTTTTCACCATACAGACGGGAATACCAGCAGTGGAATTAGTTTTTGTGCGGTGCATTTTTGCGACAATTTTTTTAGGCGCAATCTGGTTAATCTCCGGTCTCCATAAGGTCGAAGTTTGGCAAAAGCGGGAGGTCGTGCAAACGATTGTATGTGGCATCTTTTTAGTTTTAAATTGGGTATTTTTATTCAAAGCATTTGAAATTATGTCGATTACCATCACGATTACACTGTATAATTTAGCGCCAATTTTTGTCATTATGATAGGTGGTTTGTTTTTAAAAGAGAAGTTGACAGTGACGTCAATATTGGCAATTGTCACTTGTTTCGTGGGCAGTGTATTTATAATTGGCATTCATAATTTCAATTCGTTAACTGAATTTGTAAGTTCTGGATTCGGTTGGGCAATCCTCTCTGCGATTTGCTTTGCAATGACGATGCTGATTGGCAAAGGGATTACAAGCCTTAGTGCGTACGCGATGACATTTGTACAAACATCTATCGGGATTCTTATGCTATTTCCGTTTATGAACTTCAGTGTTTTCATTGGGTTAAGCGATTCGAATTGGTTCTACATAATTGGCACGGGCTTGATACATACCGGATTTGTATATTATTTATTTTTCAATAGCCTGCGCAAGTTATCGACTGTCGTCATTTCAGCATTGGTGTTTGTAGATCCAGTCGTAGCAATTATTCTAGACACGATACTCTTGGATTTTAAACCTACATACTTACAAGCGATTGGCATCCTGCTCATTTTCGGCGGGATTGTTTATACAATTGTTCAGCAAGAGAAAGATGTTTTTCAAGAGCGATAA
- a CDS encoding DUF6241 domain-containing protein produces MKKDIKNEKVVASEEEIAKGNSTHSKKISGAQTELLITHASPQSEVMAVMHQMTHQKIRANEKWGAIPMIQENINVVYDIIESNDFKKKDVLLPIIIRWKDGNFNQVDKDHNAIWKLQGGSIGKAYGIMSAEEERWFIIKNFKEDVLTVWLEENK; encoded by the coding sequence TTGAAAAAAGACATTAAAAATGAAAAAGTTGTAGCAAGTGAGGAAGAGATTGCGAAAGGAAATTCGACTCATTCAAAAAAGATATCAGGCGCTCAAACTGAATTACTTATCACGCATGCATCTCCTCAATCAGAAGTCATGGCCGTCATGCATCAAATGACACACCAGAAAATCCGGGCCAATGAAAAATGGGGTGCCATTCCGATGATTCAAGAAAATATTAATGTTGTTTACGATATTATTGAATCCAACGACTTCAAGAAAAAAGATGTGCTTCTTCCGATTATTATTAGGTGGAAGGATGGAAACTTTAATCAGGTAGACAAAGACCACAACGCGATTTGGAAACTGCAAGGTGGATCAATCGGGAAGGCTTACGGAATTATGTCAGCGGAAGAGGAAAGATGGTTTATCATTAAAAACTTTAAAGAAGACGTGCTGACCGTTTGGTTAGAGGAGAATAAATAA
- a CDS encoding MBL fold metallo-hydrolase, with amino-acid sequence MIIKDPIQLHERIFLIDGFDLGVPERTGTYVIAEKALTLVDTGPSPSVKHVKKGLEKLGYSLEEVKYIIVTHIHLDHAGGAGLLLEECPNAKVVVHPRGARHLTDPTRLVAGAKMVYGEKFSELFEPVVAIPEGRLLIKEDGQNLEIGPTCKVRFLDTPGHAKHHFSIYDPVSNGMFTGDTVGIRYEQLIRDGVDLFLPSTSPNQFNPDAMRQQIDRMLMLDLDFIYFGHFGMTRNPNIALHQVAEWLDVFMEEAEKIGEASNCHEILTGRLLDRARNHLRGKNVPDDHDVYGLIELDMQVSAMGILDYLGK; translated from the coding sequence GTGATTATTAAAGATCCGATTCAATTACATGAAAGAATCTTTTTGATTGATGGCTTTGATTTAGGTGTACCGGAACGAACTGGGACATATGTTATCGCTGAGAAAGCATTGACATTGGTTGATACTGGACCGAGCCCGTCAGTGAAACATGTGAAAAAGGGGTTGGAAAAACTTGGCTATTCGTTGGAAGAAGTAAAATATATTATTGTGACGCATATCCATCTCGATCACGCAGGTGGGGCAGGTTTACTTCTTGAGGAATGCCCGAATGCTAAAGTTGTTGTCCACCCAAGGGGCGCTAGGCACTTGACCGATCCTACTAGATTGGTAGCAGGTGCTAAGATGGTGTACGGGGAAAAGTTTTCTGAACTATTCGAGCCAGTTGTGGCAATCCCAGAAGGGCGTCTTCTTATTAAAGAAGACGGTCAGAATTTAGAAATTGGGCCAACTTGTAAAGTAAGATTTTTGGATACGCCAGGTCATGCAAAGCACCATTTTAGTATTTATGATCCAGTTAGCAACGGTATGTTTACTGGAGATACTGTGGGGATTCGTTATGAACAATTGATCCGCGATGGTGTCGATTTGTTTTTACCATCCACTTCGCCAAATCAATTTAATCCAGATGCAATGCGACAACAGATTGATCGAATGCTTATGCTTGATCTTGATTTTATTTACTTTGGTCATTTTGGCATGACAAGAAATCCGAACATAGCTCTTCATCAAGTAGCTGAGTGGCTCGATGTATTTATGGAAGAAGCCGAAAAGATTGGTGAAGCGAGCAATTGTCACGAAATACTTACGGGACGATTATTGGACAGAGCACGAAATCATCTTAGGGGAAAAAATGTACCTGATGACCATGACGTGTATGGTTTAATTGAACTGGATATGCAAGTGAGTGCGATGGGCATACTAGATTATTTAGGGAAATAA
- a CDS encoding CPBP family intramembrane glutamic endopeptidase translates to MGNGLVVLMVFAILALSPLSGLAIIFAIFYMIYERRKEKTGNSVFKFQWEKTKGDIRKYWWLVLLPLALGMGQILFAHFAMPTFNEHVMARVAPMLQIGTIIILIPQLLILAFGEELAFRGFAQEKLSNIMNPRIAILIVSFLFAVGHLSNGPVVVVMYDIGFIFINSILYGILFVKTKNIYITTLAHFLANVAGVYIFAIL, encoded by the coding sequence ATGGGGAATGGACTAGTAGTACTCATGGTTTTTGCAATATTAGCATTATCACCGTTAAGCGGTTTGGCGATTATTTTTGCGATTTTTTATATGATCTATGAAAGGCGTAAAGAGAAAACTGGTAATTCAGTTTTTAAATTTCAGTGGGAAAAAACGAAGGGAGATATTCGGAAGTATTGGTGGCTAGTTTTGTTACCACTAGCATTAGGTATGGGTCAAATACTATTTGCTCATTTTGCAATGCCAACTTTTAATGAACACGTGATGGCCAGGGTTGCGCCGATGTTGCAGATTGGTACTATAATCATACTGATTCCGCAGCTATTGATACTGGCTTTTGGTGAAGAGCTGGCATTTCGTGGTTTCGCACAGGAAAAACTATCAAATATAATGAATCCTAGAATTGCTATCCTTATCGTTTCATTTCTCTTCGCAGTTGGACATCTTTCCAATGGGCCAGTAGTTGTCGTTATGTATGATATTGGCTTTATTTTTATAAATAGTATTCTATATGGCATATTATTTGTAAAAACGAAAAATATTTATATCACAACACTCGCTCATTTTCTTGCAAATGTTGCAGGCGTTTATATTTTCGCCATTCTATAA
- a CDS encoding DUF2277 domain-containing protein, protein MCRNIRTLYNFEPSASEDEIYAASLQYVRKVSGFNKPSKANEDAYNRAIEEIASSTKLLLNSLITNAAPRNREIEAERARARNEKRFG, encoded by the coding sequence ATGTGCCGAAACATTAGAACATTGTATAACTTTGAACCCTCAGCTAGCGAAGATGAAATCTATGCGGCATCCCTCCAATATGTTAGAAAGGTTTCCGGATTTAATAAACCTTCGAAAGCAAACGAGGACGCTTATAATCGCGCAATTGAAGAAATCGCTTCTTCAACAAAACTATTACTCAACTCATTAATCACAAACGCTGCCCCACGTAATCGAGAAATTGAAGCCGAACGTGCTCGAGCTAGAAATGAAAAGAGATTTGGCTAA
- the rnhC gene encoding ribonuclease HIII, whose protein sequence is MGNQVILISNEDMKKVMNHYATSKITRNAPGVIFAAKISDTAITAYKSGKVLFQGAGADREAARWGPLTAAKKTTTTSKGDKLPANFAELSVVGSDETGTGDFFGPVTVAACYVRADQIELVRELGVKDSKQLTDDLMRKIAPDLQATLIHSVLTLGNVKYNEIQEQGNSQGKIKALLHNQALKHVLRKMNGEKPDYILIDQFAERGVYYNYLKLEPEIIRENVLLSTKAEGLHLSVAAASIIARVAFLEEMDRLSTFAGVTLPKGAGPRVDEVAARILLKSGAESLKNMTKWHFANARKAQQIANKKRM, encoded by the coding sequence ATGGGTAATCAAGTAATTCTTATTAGTAACGAAGATATGAAGAAGGTTATGAATCATTATGCTACCTCGAAAATTACACGCAATGCGCCTGGCGTTATCTTTGCTGCGAAAATCTCTGATACTGCAATCACTGCGTATAAATCCGGAAAAGTATTGTTTCAAGGCGCGGGTGCTGATCGAGAGGCGGCACGATGGGGCCCTCTCACTGCTGCCAAAAAAACAACTACCACTTCCAAAGGAGATAAGTTGCCTGCTAATTTTGCCGAACTCTCTGTTGTAGGATCTGACGAAACAGGCACGGGCGACTTTTTCGGACCCGTTACAGTTGCTGCTTGCTATGTTCGGGCGGATCAAATTGAACTCGTTCGTGAACTTGGCGTAAAAGATTCCAAGCAATTAACGGATGATTTAATGCGAAAAATCGCCCCTGATTTACAAGCGACACTTATTCATAGTGTTCTTACCCTTGGAAATGTGAAATATAATGAAATACAAGAACAAGGAAATTCTCAAGGTAAAATTAAAGCGCTCCTCCATAACCAAGCATTGAAACATGTTCTTCGAAAAATGAATGGAGAAAAACCTGATTATATATTAATTGATCAATTTGCCGAGCGTGGTGTCTATTATAATTATTTGAAATTAGAACCCGAAATTATTCGTGAAAATGTGTTGTTGTCGACAAAAGCGGAAGGACTCCATTTATCAGTCGCAGCTGCCTCTATCATTGCACGTGTCGCATTTCTAGAAGAAATGGATCGACTTAGTACCTTCGCAGGCGTTACCTTACCTAAAGGTGCTGGACCTCGGGTTGATGAAGTAGCCGCTCGTATTTTACTGAAAAGTGGCGCTGAATCTTTGAAAAACATGACAAAATGGCATTTTGCGAACGCGAGAAAAGCACAACAAATTGCAAATAAAAAAAGAATGTAA
- a CDS encoding endonuclease MutS2 encodes MESRVLKTLEFDKIRELVAGHCTSTAGRSEIDKLTPVSNYDEVVRLLEETDEGLAILRVRGNVPMGGIKDIRPHAKRAQMGGMLSAYELMEVSNTIRASRILRQFIESVDSDEDITIPHFIDKKEAMPIVTALEHSINQAIDDNGHVIDSASSKLRSIRQGLRTQESRVRERLESYTRGKNASKMLSDAIVTIRNDRFVIPVKSEYRSHYGGVIHDMSSSGQTLFIEPDAVVQANNEIRNLKMQEQEEIEKILLELSASVQEVAHDLFLLVAILSEIDVILAKAKYGTAHKYTKPEVNNEGRIRLAQATHPLIPVDEAVANNIEFGTDITTIVITGPNTGGKTVTLKTVGLCTLMAQAGLPIPALDGSEVAIFDSVYADIGDEQSIEQSLSTFSSRMVNIVDILKKYDDRSLILFDELGSGTDPQEGAALAISILDEVHGSGARVMATTHYPELKAYGYNRPGIANASVEFDIDTLSPTYRLLIGVPGRSNAFEISQRLGLSDHIIERAKSFTGTNRGEVESMIASLEDSRIRSERDADETHEILLETERLKKELEEELSNFDQMKEKLEEKAKEKARKLVDDAKREAEAVISDLRAMQLNAQATIKEHEFIDARKRLEDASPAQEKNVKTQSKKTERRLNVGDEVQVLQFGQKGTLLEKTSNTEWIVQIGILKMNIKESGLEYVKPQKEKQPVATASIRGRSAVKLELDLRGERYEDAIYKTEKYIDDALLSNYHQVSIIHGKGTGALRQGVQQYLKKHSRVKSYRFGEAGEGGFGVTVVELK; translated from the coding sequence TTGGAAAGCCGTGTCTTAAAAACACTTGAGTTCGATAAAATACGGGAATTAGTAGCTGGACATTGTACCTCTACCGCTGGACGTTCTGAAATTGATAAATTGACGCCAGTGAGCAATTACGATGAGGTCGTACGGCTATTGGAAGAAACTGATGAAGGACTGGCCATTTTACGCGTGCGCGGGAATGTGCCGATGGGCGGCATTAAAGACATACGCCCTCATGCAAAGCGTGCGCAAATGGGTGGCATGCTGAGTGCATATGAATTGATGGAAGTCTCGAATACGATTCGGGCAAGTCGAATCCTTCGCCAATTTATAGAGTCAGTCGATTCAGATGAAGATATCACCATTCCGCATTTTATTGACAAAAAAGAAGCGATGCCGATAGTAACGGCTTTAGAACATAGTATTAACCAGGCGATTGATGATAATGGCCATGTAATCGATAGTGCATCAAGTAAACTTCGTTCTATTCGACAAGGACTGCGCACGCAGGAAAGTCGAGTTCGGGAGCGACTTGAGAGCTATACGCGTGGAAAAAATGCGTCGAAAATGCTTTCGGATGCGATTGTCACGATTCGTAACGACCGATTTGTGATTCCAGTTAAATCCGAATATCGTTCGCATTACGGCGGCGTCATTCATGATATGTCTTCATCAGGACAAACACTTTTTATAGAGCCTGATGCAGTTGTCCAGGCGAATAATGAAATCAGAAACCTGAAGATGCAAGAACAAGAGGAAATTGAAAAGATATTACTCGAATTATCGGCTTCAGTTCAAGAGGTTGCACATGATTTATTTCTACTCGTTGCAATCTTATCGGAAATTGATGTTATTCTAGCAAAAGCGAAATACGGTACAGCCCATAAATACACAAAACCCGAAGTGAATAACGAAGGCAGAATACGACTAGCACAAGCCACACACCCATTAATTCCGGTTGACGAGGCTGTTGCCAATAACATCGAATTTGGCACGGATATTACGACAATCGTCATTACAGGACCGAATACAGGCGGGAAAACCGTCACATTAAAAACTGTAGGCTTATGCACATTAATGGCGCAAGCTGGTTTACCGATACCGGCGTTGGACGGTTCAGAAGTAGCCATATTCGATTCAGTCTACGCAGATATTGGCGATGAACAATCAATTGAACAAAGTCTGAGTACATTTTCCTCAAGAATGGTCAACATCGTCGATATTTTGAAAAAATATGATGATCGATCATTGATTTTATTTGACGAGCTTGGGTCTGGAACAGATCCACAAGAAGGGGCAGCACTTGCGATTTCAATATTGGATGAAGTGCACGGCAGCGGCGCTCGCGTAATGGCAACTACACATTATCCCGAATTGAAGGCGTATGGCTATAACCGTCCAGGCATCGCTAACGCGAGCGTGGAGTTCGATATCGATACATTAAGTCCGACGTACCGTCTGTTGATCGGCGTGCCAGGGCGAAGCAATGCATTCGAAATTTCCCAGCGACTCGGTTTAAGCGACCATATAATCGAACGCGCCAAATCATTTACAGGAACCAACCGAGGTGAAGTCGAGTCAATGATTGCGTCGCTTGAAGACAGCCGAATCAGGTCCGAACGGGATGCTGATGAAACGCATGAAATCTTACTTGAAACAGAACGGTTGAAAAAAGAACTCGAGGAAGAGTTATCGAACTTTGATCAAATGAAAGAAAAGCTCGAGGAAAAGGCCAAAGAAAAAGCGAGGAAACTTGTTGACGATGCAAAACGCGAGGCGGAGGCAGTCATTTCTGATTTGCGCGCGATGCAACTGAATGCACAAGCAACTATAAAAGAACATGAATTTATAGATGCACGTAAGCGATTAGAAGACGCATCGCCAGCACAAGAGAAGAATGTGAAGACCCAATCGAAAAAAACTGAGCGACGGCTAAATGTTGGTGATGAAGTCCAGGTCTTGCAATTCGGCCAAAAAGGAACGCTTCTTGAAAAGACTTCAAATACAGAATGGATTGTTCAAATCGGCATTTTGAAAATGAATATTAAAGAATCCGGACTTGAATATGTCAAACCCCAAAAAGAAAAACAACCTGTCGCTACTGCATCCATACGAGGACGCAGTGCTGTAAAACTCGAACTGGATTTGCGCGGGGAGCGTTATGAAGACGCCATTTATAAAACAGAAAAATATATTGATGATGCATTATTATCAAATTATCATCAAGTTTCCATTATCCATGGAAAAGGAACAGGTGCCTTAAGACAAGGGGTTCAACAATATTTGAAAAAGCATTCTCGTGTTAAAAGTTATCGATTTGGCGAAGCCGGAGAAGGCGGTTTCGGCGTTACCGTCGTGGAATTAAAATAA
- a CDS encoding DUF350 domain-containing protein, with product MQKSGFWSNPLVETAGYFSVVVLCIIVTMVLFELVTKYNNWEQIKKGNIAVALATGGKIFGVANIFHYSISRHNSLGEMIGWGFFGFTLLVFAYILFEFLTPKFNVDKEIEADNRSVGFISLTISVGLSFVIGASIS from the coding sequence ATGCAAAAATCTGGGTTCTGGAGCAATCCGCTCGTAGAAACGGCTGGGTATTTCAGTGTTGTCGTTCTTTGTATTATTGTTACGATGGTATTATTTGAACTTGTGACTAAATATAACAACTGGGAACAGATTAAAAAAGGAAATATCGCAGTCGCACTAGCAACTGGCGGCAAAATTTTCGGAGTCGCGAATATCTTTCACTATTCCATTTCAAGACATAACTCGCTCGGTGAAATGATAGGATGGGGATTTTTCGGATTTACCTTACTCGTTTTCGCATATATACTATTCGAATTTCTAACACCGAAGTTCAATGTAGACAAGGAAATTGAAGCCGACAATCGATCGGTTGGCTTCATATCCTTAACAATTTCAGTTGGACTATCATTTGTTATTGGGGCAAGTATTTCATAG
- the polX gene encoding DNA polymerase/3'-5' exonuclease PolX: MNKKKIIQTFEKIAMYMELLGENHFKVGAFRRAANVLELDSRSLSEMDDILKLKGIGKGTGAVITDLMEKGASDLLHELEETVPKGLVPLLKIPGLGGKRIAKLRETIGIDSIETLHEACLEGAVRKVPGFGKKTEENILAAIEAFGTRQGKFPHWKMEKVVQLVEAILEEIAEITRFSVAGSYRRTEEESSDVDFILVTDEPSIVREKLLSSLPILETIAAGDAKLSVTIDMEDPIDADFRFMKDEQFATAIHHFTGSKDHNVALRQLAKSKGLKISEYGVEDEEGNMTTFETEEQFFNHFGLPFIPPTLRQNGKELDRVDEIPGLVAIGDIRSDLHMHSTWSDGAHSIREMVDACREIGYSHIVITDHTQFLRVANGLTPQRVREQIEEIRSLNKEYDDIEIFCGTEMDILPDASLDFDDELLSELDFVIASIHSSFNQPQEQIMERLHTAMKNPHVDMIAHPTGRIVGQREGYNPDVPQLIKWAKQYNKILELNANPHRLDFATEYLIQAQEAGVKIAINTDAHAIDTLRFMETGVNYGQKAWLKKETVVNTWSLEKFISEIIEK, encoded by the coding sequence ATGAATAAGAAGAAAATCATTCAAACATTTGAAAAGATTGCGATGTACATGGAATTACTCGGTGAAAACCATTTTAAGGTGGGGGCATTTAGAAGAGCAGCAAATGTTCTAGAACTTGATTCACGAAGCTTATCTGAAATGGATGATATCTTAAAGCTAAAAGGTATCGGAAAAGGAACGGGTGCTGTCATCACTGATTTAATGGAAAAAGGGGCATCTGACCTTTTACATGAGTTAGAGGAAACAGTTCCAAAGGGACTTGTCCCGCTTTTGAAAATTCCAGGTCTTGGCGGTAAAAGAATCGCGAAACTACGAGAAACAATTGGAATTGACTCAATCGAGACACTTCACGAGGCCTGCCTTGAAGGTGCTGTACGCAAAGTGCCCGGATTCGGAAAAAAGACTGAAGAAAACATATTAGCCGCAATCGAAGCCTTTGGAACGCGACAAGGTAAATTTCCGCATTGGAAAATGGAAAAAGTCGTTCAGCTAGTGGAAGCAATACTTGAAGAAATTGCTGAGATTACTCGATTTTCTGTTGCAGGAAGTTACCGCAGAACCGAAGAGGAAAGTAGCGATGTCGATTTCATACTCGTTACAGATGAGCCTTCGATTGTTCGCGAAAAATTACTTTCATCATTGCCGATTTTAGAAACAATTGCGGCAGGTGATGCGAAGCTTTCCGTTACAATAGATATGGAAGATCCGATTGACGCTGACTTTCGTTTTATGAAAGATGAACAGTTCGCAACGGCCATTCACCATTTTACAGGATCTAAAGACCATAACGTGGCCCTTCGTCAACTGGCTAAGTCGAAAGGACTTAAAATTAGCGAATACGGTGTTGAAGACGAAGAAGGAAATATGACTACGTTTGAAACTGAAGAACAATTCTTCAATCATTTCGGATTGCCATTCATTCCACCGACACTAAGACAAAACGGTAAAGAGTTAGACCGTGTTGATGAAATACCAGGCCTGGTTGCGATTGGCGATATTCGCTCGGATTTGCATATGCATTCGACTTGGTCTGATGGTGCGCATTCGATTCGTGAAATGGTCGATGCGTGCCGGGAAATTGGTTACTCGCATATCGTTATTACGGATCACACGCAGTTTTTACGAGTAGCAAATGGCTTAACGCCTCAACGAGTCCGGGAACAAATCGAGGAAATTCGCTCGTTAAATAAAGAATACGACGATATTGAGATTTTCTGCGGAACAGAAATGGATATCTTGCCTGATGCATCACTTGATTTTGATGATGAATTATTAAGTGAACTCGATTTTGTGATTGCGTCAATTCATTCAAGCTTCAATCAACCCCAGGAGCAAATCATGGAGCGTCTTCATACGGCTATGAAAAACCCGCATGTCGATATGATTGCACATCCAACCGGACGGATAGTCGGACAGAGAGAGGGGTATAATCCTGACGTTCCACAGTTAATTAAATGGGCAAAGCAGTATAATAAAATCTTAGAATTAAATGCAAATCCACATCGACTTGATTTTGCAACTGAATATCTGATCCAAGCACAAGAGGCGGGCGTGAAAATTGCGATTAACACAGACGCGCATGCGATAGATACATTAAGGTTTATGGAAACAGGCGTAAATTACGGACAAAAAGCATGGCTGAAGAAAGAAACAGTCGTGAATACTTGGTCATTGGAGAAATTTATTTCTGAAATAATTGAAAAGTGA
- a CDS encoding MFS transporter, protein MNKEKLWTKEFISISVVNFFLMLSMYLLLVTMATYATEEYQASSSTAGLVASIFILGALTGRFFAGKQMEKLGSRKILLGGTLFFIIVTLFYFLPTNVYGLIAIRFFHGIGIGFATTATGTIAAHVIPSTRSGEGIGYFSLSAVLSTAIGPLIGIALINSIGYSSIFVFTLAMGIVSFVIGLPIKAPQIKYKTSSDNKGFKLSNYFEPKAMPIAIVMLVGAFAYSGILSFITAYAKELNLVQAGGFYFFVYAIIMLVSRPFTGKLLDLKGGNSVIYPGLVLFAIGMFVLSQAQSSIIFLVAAAIIGLGYGNFQSSTQAIAIKLTPPHRMGLANSTYFIFLELGLGLGPFILGYLVPLIGYSGLYLSMVALIVLMIPIYYLLHGKKDKELMFME, encoded by the coding sequence ATGAATAAAGAAAAATTATGGACAAAGGAATTTATATCAATATCAGTTGTGAACTTTTTTCTGATGTTATCGATGTATTTATTATTAGTGACTATGGCAACATACGCGACAGAAGAATATCAAGCTTCTTCAAGCACTGCTGGCTTAGTTGCAAGTATTTTCATATTAGGTGCGTTAACCGGTAGATTTTTCGCTGGAAAACAAATGGAGAAACTGGGAAGCAGAAAAATATTATTGGGTGGCACCCTGTTTTTTATCATTGTGACATTATTTTATTTCCTCCCAACCAATGTTTACGGTTTAATCGCGATTCGTTTTTTCCATGGGATAGGGATTGGGTTTGCGACTACAGCTACCGGAACAATCGCGGCACACGTAATTCCTTCTACCAGAAGTGGTGAAGGGATAGGTTATTTTAGTCTAAGTGCAGTTCTATCTACAGCCATTGGACCGTTAATCGGGATTGCATTAATTAACTCTATCGGATATTCAAGTATTTTTGTTTTTACTTTGGCAATGGGAATTGTTAGTTTCGTCATTGGGCTCCCGATTAAAGCGCCTCAAATTAAGTATAAAACAAGTTCTGATAACAAAGGATTTAAGTTGTCCAATTACTTTGAACCAAAGGCTATGCCAATCGCAATTGTCATGTTAGTGGGTGCTTTTGCTTATTCCGGAATTCTTTCGTTTATTACGGCGTATGCGAAGGAATTAAACTTAGTTCAAGCTGGCGGCTTTTATTTCTTTGTTTACGCGATTATCATGTTAGTTTCTCGTCCATTTACGGGTAAGTTACTGGATTTGAAAGGCGGAAACAGTGTTATTTACCCGGGTTTGGTATTATTCGCCATAGGAATGTTCGTACTTAGCCAGGCTCAATCTAGCATCATCTTTTTAGTTGCCGCTGCAATCATCGGATTAGGTTATGGTAATTTTCAATCAAGTACACAAGCAATTGCGATCAAACTGACACCACCACATAGAATGGGATTAGCAAACTCGACTTATTTCATTTTCTTAGAACTTGGTTTGGGATTAGGTCCTTTCATACTGGGATATTTAGTTCCTTTAATTGGTTATAGTGGGTTGTATTTGTCCATGGTTGCCTTGATAGTACTAATGATTCCGATATACTATCTTTTACACGGAAAGAAAGATAAGGAACTTATGTTTATGGAATAA
- a CDS encoding CvpA family protein, translating into MLDLLIVFLLLGGLITGFRRGLIVQLIHMTGFIAALVIAFLYYKKLAEKFVLWIPYPGVNADSKVSFVVGELDLDETFYNLLAFVLIFIVVKFGLQLIASMFDFLKFLPVLGFVARLLGAVLGFVEFYILIFLVIYLAIMIPVEFIQNVIDKSILADAMFEHTPWFSETVKKWWYIYKS; encoded by the coding sequence ATGCTAGATTTACTAATTGTTTTTCTTTTGTTGGGAGGTCTGATCACTGGGTTTCGCCGTGGTCTAATCGTCCAATTAATACATATGACAGGTTTTATCGCAGCCTTAGTCATCGCGTTTCTGTATTACAAAAAACTTGCTGAAAAGTTTGTCCTGTGGATTCCATATCCAGGTGTTAACGCAGATTCAAAAGTTTCATTTGTTGTGGGTGAGCTAGATTTAGATGAGACATTTTATAACTTGCTTGCATTCGTTCTTATTTTTATTGTTGTTAAATTCGGTTTACAGCTTATCGCGTCAATGTTCGACTTTTTAAAGTTTCTACCTGTACTTGGTTTTGTCGCAAGACTTTTAGGTGCAGTATTAGGATTTGTTGAGTTTTATATACTTATCTTCCTAGTAATTTACTTAGCTATTATGATACCAGTTGAATTTATCCAAAACGTAATCGATAAATCAATTCTAGCAGACGCGATGTTCGAACATACGCCGTGGTTTTCAGAAACCGTGAAAAAATGGTGGTATATATATAAAAGCTAA